The stretch of DNA ACATTCAGCTGGCGGCGCAGAGTGCCGGGCAACTGGTGTTGCCGTCGGAAGCGGTGTGCGCGCATACCGAGCGGCAGTTCAATGAGCCGATGCGCGGCTTGAAGCAGGGCGAGCTGAATGACCCGGATGCGCTGCAGATGGCTTGGGGCGCCTTGCTGCGGATGCTGGAGCGGATTGCGCCTGATTATCGAAACTGACTAACCACTCTTTCGCGGATAAATCCGCTCCTACAACGCCAGTGGTCTTCTTGTAGGAGCGGATTTATCCGCGAAGGGCCGGCACTGGCGATCTTGGCACACGGCCATTCGCGCGCTCAGTTTCTGCGGCAACGCGATCAGCGCACCTGCGGCACGATCATGCTGGCCGGTGCCTCGGCGGCACGCCGACGGGCCACCCAGTAGTACAGCACGCTGGGCACCACCAGCCCGATCAGCCATGACACATCCACGCCACCCAGGTGCGCGACCATTGGGCCGGTGTACAGCTTGGTGTCGATGAACGGCATCTGCACCAGCACACCGAGTGTATAGACGCTGATGCCAGGCCAGTTCCAGCGGCCGTAGCGGCCCTCGGGGTCGGCCAGGGCCGGGATGTCGTAGCGCTCTTTGGTGATGAAGTAGTAGTCCACCAGGTTGACCGCGCTCCAGGGCACGAAGAAGGTCAGCAGGAACAGGATGAACGACTTGAATGCACTGAGGAACGAATGCTGACCGAGCAGGGCTACCAGGGTGGCCGCGCCGACGATGACCAGCACGAACACCAGGCGCTGCACGCGGCTGATCGCCAGGTGGCCACGAAAGCCGCTGATGATGGTGGCGATGCACATGAAGCTGCCGTAGGAGTTCAGCGTCGAGATGGTCACCTTGCCGAAGGCAATGCTGAAGTACAGCAGCGCAGCGGTAGTGCCGGCCCCGCCGAGACCGACGATGTAGGCCACTTCACGCCCGGAAAACTCCCCGCCGGCGATAGCCGCGGCGAACACGCCGAGGATCATCGACGCTTGTGCACCGATGACCGAACCCAGGCCGGCGGCGAGGAAGGTCTTCACCGGCGAGGTGCTGCTCGGCAGGTAGCGCGAGTAATCCGCCACGTAGGGGCCGAAGGCGATCTGCCAGGAGGCGGCCAGCGACACTGCGAGCAGGAAGGTGGCCCAGCTGAAGTGGCGGTTTTCCAGCAGTTGG from Pseudomonas putida encodes:
- a CDS encoding purine-cytosine permease family protein; translated protein: MSRKSVLERRSIDYIPEAERHGKLYSQFTLWLGANLQITAIVTGALAVVLGGDVFWSLIGLLLGQLIGGAVMALHAAQGPRLGLPQMISSRVQFGVYGAAIPMVLVCLMYLGFTATGTVLSGQAIGQLLSVSDSTGILIFASVIVLATLAGYRVIHWIGRVASVLGIIAFVYLFSRILMLADIGQLLENRHFSWATFLLAVSLAASWQIAFGPYVADYSRYLPSSTSPVKTFLAAGLGSVIGAQASMILGVFAAAIAGGEFSGREVAYIVGLGGAGTTAALLYFSIAFGKVTISTLNSYGSFMCIATIISGFRGHLAISRVQRLVFVLVIVGAATLVALLGQHSFLSAFKSFILFLLTFFVPWSAVNLVDYYFITKERYDIPALADPEGRYGRWNWPGISVYTLGVLVQMPFIDTKLYTGPMVAHLGGVDVSWLIGLVVPSVLYYWVARRRAAEAPASMIVPQVR